CTCCCGCGGCCCCGATCAGAACACGTTCTAGGCACTCAAGGCCGGGCGGTGGCCGCGGAGCGCCGCCACCTCAGCTTGTCGAGCTCGACGACGACGGCGGCCGCGACCGCGACCAGCACGATCCGCAGCCACACCCCCGCGTCGATGGGGGCGGTGTGGAAGAGGGCATTCATGGCCGGGAGGTAGGTCAGGGCGGCCTGCAGCACGACCTGCACCGCGACCCCGACCAGCAGCCACCGGTTGCCGAGCAGGCCGCTGCGCCACAGCGGGCGCACCAGGGAGCGGCAGCTGAAGAGGTAGAAGGCCTCCACGGTGACGAAGACGTTGATCGCCGCGGTGCGGCTGACCTCCAGCGACGCGCCCTGGGCCAGCTCGTGGTCGAAGACCCACCGCGAGCCGACCACCAGCAGCGCCGAGACCAGCAGCGTGCGCAGCACCACCGGGGCGCTGAGCAGCGAGCGGCGCGGGTCGCGGGGTGGACGGGTCATGATGCCGTCCTCCTTCGGCTCGAAGGCCAGCATCAGCCCGAGCGCCACCGCGGTGGTCATGTTGATCCACAGGATCTGCGTCGGCAGGATCGGCAGGCTGGTCCCGAGCAGGATCGCCACCAGGATCACCAGGCCCTCCCCCATGTTGGTGGGCAGCGTCCAGACGATGAACTTGGTGATGTTGTCGAAGACCCCGCGCCCCTCCTCGACCGCGGCCTCGATGGTCGCGAAGTCGTCGTCGGTGAGCACCACGTCGCCCGCGTCCTTGGCCACCTCGGTGCCGCTGCGGCCCATCGCGACCCCCACGTCGGCCCGCTTGAGGGCCGGGGCGTCGTTGACGCCGTCGCCGGTCATCGCCACCACGTGCCGGCGGGCCTGCAGCGCCTCGACGATGCGCAACTTCTGGCCCGGGCTCACCCGCGCGAAGACCGACGCCCGCTCCACCGCCTCACCGACGACATCGTCGTCCAACGCCTCGACCTCGGCCCCGCTCAGCACGGCGTCGCCGTCGCCGTCGCCGTCAAGGAGGCCGACCTGCCGGGCGACGGAGACCGCGGTGCCGGCGTGGTCGCCGGTGATCATCTTGACCTCGATGCCGGCCTCGCGGCAGCTGCGCACCGCCGCCGCGGCGGTGTCCCGGGGCGGGTCGAGCATGGCCTGCAGCCCGGTGAGGACGAGCGGGCGCCGGCCCGCCACCACGTCCGCCAGGGCGTCGGGCCGGCGTCGTCGAGCAGCGCGGTGGCCAGCACCCGCATGCCCTGCGCGGCGAGGGCGTGGGCCGCGGCGAGCACCGGCTCGGCGGCCAACGG
The Nocardioides marinisabuli genome window above contains:
- a CDS encoding HAD-IC family P-type ATPase, encoding MAGRRPLVLTGLQAMLDPPRDTAAAAVRSCREAGIEVKMITGDHAGTAVSVARQVGLLDGDGDGDAVLSGAEVEALDDDVVGEAVERASVFARVSPGQKLRIVEALQARRHVVAMTGDGVNDAPALKRADVGVAMGRSGTEVAKDAGDVVLTDDDFATIEAAVEEGRGVFDNITKFIVWTLPTNMGEGLVILVAILLGTSLPILPTQILWINMTTAVALGLMLAFEPKEDGIMTRPPRDPRRSLLSAPVVLRTLLVSALLVVGSRWVFDHELAQGASLEVSRTAAINVFVTVEAFYLFSCRSLVRPLWRSGLLGNRWLLVGVAVQVVLQAALTYLPAMNALFHTAPIDAGVWLRIVLVAVAAAVVVELDKLRWRRSAATARP